In Leptospira licerasiae serovar Varillal str. VAR 010, the sequence AGAAGGTTTACTCAGAACGGGAACACTCAAAGGAGGAGATAGAGGATATCTCACATTGAGCGGGATCACTTGGGGAGAATTAGCCGGACTAGAAATTATTCCTTTGCCTTTATTCAAAAAGCAAGTGCATCTTACATTAGAATTTCGGCATATAGACGATCATCATACCGACTTTGAAGGAACCTTATTGCATACGGGCTCGGGAGAAGAAGAGGAATCAGAAACATATCCTTTCCGCTTCGGAGTAGACTGGAACGATTTTAATCTTCCTTTCGATCTAGCTCTTAGGAAATTGATTATGGAATTATTCCTTCAGACCAAACTGGAAGGTTTGATGGCAAGGACCCTGCAAACGATTGCAAAAGGGATCCGATTATTTTTAGGTAAGGATTAGAAGTTAAGCGAAATTTCGCCTTTTATCGAACCCTCTGACCCATTCCTTCCACGATCCCATTCAGCTTAATCAAACCGGAGATCATATCTTTCATAGCGGAACGAAAGGCTTTCTTTTGGTCCTCGTCCACTCTTTGGGAAGCAATGTCCGCTTTCATGGATTCTAAGGTATCACTCACTAAAGCAAGAATGCCATACATAGGCTCGTCCTTATTGGTGGAGTTAATAATAAATTCTATATTATTCTTATACATCTTTTTCCCTTTTCGCCTATCGAGAAGAACTGGTTCATCTCGACTTAATCATCGTATAAAATCTATTCCTTTGAGGATAAGGATTCAAGTCGAATTTGTAATATTCAAAGGTTTTATTGAATTTTCCAAAAAGTCCGGAGCCATTTCATCTTTTAGATCCACTCCTGAAATACCTCGTTTGAGAGATTCGGAAAGTAAATAAGCGGTTTTTAAGGATGCCTTATTGAAATCTAAGCCGTCGGGACGTATATTCGAAATACAATTCCTGCTCTCATCTGTTTTGCCTAACTTAGGGTCGAATGTTAAATACATTCCTAAACTATCTGCGGAAGTAAGCCCAGGTCTTTCTCCGATGAGTAACACCACTGCCTTGGCTCCTAAAATTTCTCCTATCTCATCACCAATCGCAACCCTACCTAATTTTCCTAAAACAAATGGCGCGATCTTATATTTTTGATCCGATAAAATAGGAACCAAAACTTGTAGGAAAGGGATCAAATTTGAATCGATCGCCTTTGCAGAAAGTCCGTCGACTCCGACCAGGGCTATATCATACTTTCCTTTTTTAGATTCTAATCTGGAGCGAGAAGGTTCTGAGATCCTGCGTCCCAGATCCGGTCTAAGTAAATATTCTTCTCTACCTTTTGCTAGACTCTCCACTCCGATGATCTCGATCCCTAACGGTTGGAAAACTTTTTCGAGACCGATATTTATCGTATCAAAATCTGGCTCTACTAAAACTGCATCTCTCGCCCTTGCGTGGTCCAATCTGAATTTTAATAGTTCGGAAGTTGGTATAGAACCGCCCGATCTCCCGATTCCTATCCTTGCAGAAGTTAAGCTCTTCCAAAATTCTTTAGGATTCATCCGACCTTATCCTCTAAAATTCCTTCGAGCAAAACTCTGTTTTGATTTTCTTTGGGTAGGAATTGTTTTGTAGATTCGAATAGTCCCCGCTCTAATAACCAACTTTCAAATTCTGGTGCTGGTTTTAGACCGAAAATTTGGCGTAGATACAAAGTGTCATGAAAAGAAGTGCTTTGGTAGGATAACATCACATCATCCGCTCCAGGAACTCCCATGATATAATTACATCCTGCAGCTCCAAGTAGAGTGAGCAATGTGTCCATATCGTCTTGGTCTGCATCCGCATGATTTGTATAACATACATCCACACCCATCGGAAGACCCAAAAGTTTCCCGCAAAAATGATCTTCTAATCCTGCTCTTAATATTTGTTTTCCATTATATAGATATTCCGGCCCGATAAAACCGACAACAGTATTCACGAGAAGAGGATCGAATTTTTTCGCAACAGCGTAAGCTCTTGCTTCCAAGGTCTGTTGGTCGATCCCATAATGAGCTCCGGCGGACAACCCGCTTCCTTGTCCGGTTTCGAAATACATTACATTGTTTCCGACAGTTCCTCTGTTTAACTCCAAAGCCATCTGCTGAGATTCCGCTAAAATATTTAGGTTCACTCCAAAACTTTTGTTCAAAGCCTCGCTACCTCCGATGGATTGGAATACAAGATCTAAAGGAGCGCCTTCTTCCATCGCTTTCATTGAAGTAGTTACGTGACAAAGAACGCAAGACTGGGTCGGGATAGAATATTTTTGGATGATAGAATCCAACATTTTCAGAAGAGCAATCACAGTAGGAACATTATCCGTCGCCGGATTGATCCCGATCACTGCATCTCCGCTCCCCAAAAGAAGTCCGTCCAGAATACTCGCGGCAATTCCTTTCGGATCGTCAGTAGGATGATTTGGCTGTAGACGTGAGGATAATCTTCCCGGAAGTCCTATCGTGTTCCGAAATTTGGTAATAATCGGAGATTTTTTAGAAACCAAGATTAGATCCTGGTTGGACATTAATTTGGAAACGGAAGCAGCCATCTCGGGAGTGATCCCATCCCGGATCTGAGAGATCAGATCTGAGTCGGTATTCTCGTTTAAGAGAAAATCACGAAATTCTCCCACCGTTAAGGAAGAAATTTTAGAAAACGCAGATCGATCATGAGAATCAAAAATAAGCCGAGTAACCTCGTCCTTTTCTCCAGGGATCAATTCTATATTCAAAAATTCTGATAAAGGAAGATCCGCCAAAGCCATTTGAGCGGCCACTCTTTCTTCCTGAGTTGAAGCAGCGATACCGGCCAACTGATCCCCGGAGCGAAGCGGGCTTGCCTTCGCTAATAATGTTTTTAAGTCAGGAAATACGTAGGACTTCCTACCAAGAACGGTTTTATAACCCATAATGATTCCCTATCGACCTCACACAAAACCTTGGATCGGGACTTCTTCTTTCGATCCTATTTACTCTAATTCCGAAAATTTTTGGGATCAAGAAAATTGCCTTCCTATTTCCCAAAAATAGAAGTTCTGGCCCATACCAATCCGCTCAATAAGATCAAAATGAATATTCCGAACAGGATGGGATGTTGCCAGGCAGATACTCCTAATACAATTGCGGATAGAACAAGCGCAACAGAAGGCAGAATTTTCCCTCCTGGAACCGTAAACGGTCTTTCTCTATCCGGCTGTTTTTTTCTGAGTACAAAAAAACTGATCATCGAGCAAAAATATAAAAGTAAGGCTCCAAAGGCTGACAATGTGATGAGTTCGGATGTTTTACCTGTGCATAATGCTGCGATCCCGAATGAAGTATTCGCAATCAGCGCGTTGGCAGGTGTTTTGAATTTTGGATGTACTTTGCCGAAAAATTTAGGAAGAAAGTTTGCTCTTCCAAATTCGAAACTGGCCCTTCCTCCTGCCAAAATAATACCATGAAAGGAAGCGATAAGACCGAATAATCCGATGGTGATCAATAAGTGAAATGCCCATCCGGACTCTCCGTATAATTTTCGTAATGCGAGAGGCAGAGGATAGTCGGAGGCGGAGGCGCCCTGTTCAGGATATACGATCATCTCCCAGCCTCCTACTCCTATAGAAGAAAAAAACACCAATCCGCAAAGTATAACCAAAGTAGCTAACGCGGATCCGAATCCGATCAGTATATTCCGTTGAGGGTCTTTTGTTTCTTCTGCGACGTTTGCCACTCCTTCTATCGCCAAAAAAAACCAAACTGCAAACGGTAAAGAAGATAAAGCTCCGGTCCAACCGTTAGGCAATGGGTTGTAGGAAAACTTCTCCCAAGAAAAGTTAGGAAGGGTAAGTCCTGAAAATAAAAGTAGTTCAAAAACTGCTAATATAGTAATTCCAAATTCGAATGATGCTGCAAACTTTACTCCGAGTATATTCAAACTTGTAAAGAGCAAATAAGCAACGATCGCAATCCAGATCGGATCTATGCCCGGAAAGAATAAGGAGAAGT encodes:
- the eutC gene encoding ethanolamine ammonia-lyase subunit EutC, giving the protein MNPKEFWKSLTSARIGIGRSGGSIPTSELLKFRLDHARARDAVLVEPDFDTINIGLEKVFQPLGIEIIGVESLAKGREEYLLRPDLGRRISEPSRSRLESKKGKYDIALVGVDGLSAKAIDSNLIPFLQVLVPILSDQKYKIAPFVLGKLGRVAIGDEIGEILGAKAVVLLIGERPGLTSADSLGMYLTFDPKLGKTDESRNCISNIRPDGLDFNKASLKTAYLLSESLKRGISGVDLKDEMAPDFLENSIKPLNITNST
- a CDS encoding ethanolamine ammonia-lyase subunit EutB gives rise to the protein MGYKTVLGRKSYVFPDLKTLLAKASPLRSGDQLAGIAASTQEERVAAQMALADLPLSEFLNIELIPGEKDEVTRLIFDSHDRSAFSKISSLTVGEFRDFLLNENTDSDLISQIRDGITPEMAASVSKLMSNQDLILVSKKSPIITKFRNTIGLPGRLSSRLQPNHPTDDPKGIAASILDGLLLGSGDAVIGINPATDNVPTVIALLKMLDSIIQKYSIPTQSCVLCHVTTSMKAMEEGAPLDLVFQSIGGSEALNKSFGVNLNILAESQQMALELNRGTVGNNVMYFETGQGSGLSAGAHYGIDQQTLEARAYAVAKKFDPLLVNTVVGFIGPEYLYNGKQILRAGLEDHFCGKLLGLPMGVDVCYTNHADADQDDMDTLLTLLGAAGCNYIMGVPGADDVMLSYQSTSFHDTLYLRQIFGLKPAPEFESWLLERGLFESTKQFLPKENQNRVLLEGILEDKVG
- the eat gene encoding ethanolamine permease encodes the protein MESKEEFSRTLGPWLLWGLGVGYVISGMYFGWNLGLPVGGTLGLGIATLLIILLYVCFSFSYTELACMIPKAGGAFDYGKEALGNLWAYIVGTAQLIEFLFAPPAIAAAIGAYFSLFFPGIDPIWIAIVAYLLFTSLNILGVKFAASFEFGITILAVFELLLFSGLTLPNFSWEKFSYNPLPNGWTGALSSLPFAVWFFLAIEGVANVAEETKDPQRNILIGFGSALATLVILCGLVFFSSIGVGGWEMIVYPEQGASASDYPLPLALRKLYGESGWAFHLLITIGLFGLIASFHGIILAGGRASFEFGRANFLPKFFGKVHPKFKTPANALIANTSFGIAALCTGKTSELITLSAFGALLLYFCSMISFFVLRKKQPDRERPFTVPGGKILPSVALVLSAIVLGVSAWQHPILFGIFILILLSGLVWARTSIFGK